In Xylanibacter ruminicola 23, a single genomic region encodes these proteins:
- the rpsU gene encoding 30S ribosomal protein S21, with amino-acid sequence MIIVPVKEGENIEKALKKFKRKFEKTGVVKELRRRQQFDKPSVLKRLKMEHAVYVQQLRANEE; translated from the coding sequence ATGATTATTGTACCAGTAAAGGAAGGCGAGAACATTGAGAAGGCTCTCAAGAAGTTCAAGAGAAAGTTCGAGAAGACAGGTGTTGTAAAGGAGCTGCGTCGTCGTCAGCAGTTTGACAAGCCATCTGTACTGAAGCGCCTTAAGATGGAGCACGCTGTATATGTTCAGCAGCTTCGCGCTAACGAGGAATAA
- the hpf gene encoding ribosome hibernation-promoting factor, HPF/YfiA family codes for MEIKIKSIHFDATEKLEAFIEKKVAKLEKSFEDIQKVEVQLKVVKPATAQNKEASLEVFVPGTTLFVDKTCDTFEEGIDLCVDSMRAQLTKFKEKLRNR; via the coding sequence ATGGAGATTAAGATTAAGTCGATTCACTTCGACGCTACCGAGAAGTTAGAGGCGTTCATCGAAAAGAAGGTCGCCAAGTTAGAAAAATCGTTTGAGGATATACAGAAAGTAGAGGTGCAACTTAAAGTAGTCAAGCCAGCCACGGCTCAAAATAAGGAAGCAAGTCTTGAGGTTTTCGTTCCAGGAACCACTCTCTTCGTAGACAAGACATGTGACACTTTTGAGGAAGGAATTGACCTTTGCGTGGATTCTATGAGGGCTCAATTGACGAAATTCAAGGAAAAATTGAGAAATAGATAA
- a CDS encoding TlpA family protein disulfide reductase, which translates to MKKLLSTIVLAITCVAALAQKSKVWDDVITGYCNIPVIDITKVTFTPDSTEVCMRLSFRAGKQFGFTSGTHLKVGTQQYAVKNATVIKLNEGYTMPTDTVDFSLIFNPAPLGTTRMDLIEPAGLTFSNIHGAGEIPDGIIDTYWRNNATGDWLIGFAVNHVIYNNKVWDIATLTNNKDAYTIALTDGPIIKVGKLKKSKRTIGIDQQKGIVCSPITTATMPDYPTKDMRKGFVDNGYRAGDSVTIVGWLKDMPEQAWKQSGEFEAIISHLIIDNQERYTTKLDSLGRFTLRFPLVNSSDAFLDLRRSSVSPVLEPGKTYFFLKDFKTGQVLFMGDDARLQNELAACPAAWGYRRINQGEDAMQFKTRMDGICEAMKAEIQENIAKRPNLSQRYIDYVNGLCLAGQGESMMQARFVVPGKELPKEYMDYVTTQLWQKMPKPYTLFMPFSTFMRDYLDQVVTERHGVKIDRYTITLPEGAYPTILRRAKADGRVSITDDEIALVERYAEAYRKEYAAQAQNQKIDSLNINISNSYSEQYLAIMERPDVKTVIDEESTLVDIYYQLEAVKSTNPDPALIDLALAHRFYWTLNSFRKSLAPAALNFALQEIKLPAALDIVKTTNDKYIALEHQDLTNAASLRPSTDVENMTDGEKMLRKIIEPYKGRVIYLDVWGTWCGPCKQRLKDSWKEKEALKDLDIVYLYLCNGSSDESWKNVIKEYNLAGPNCVHYNLPKEQQSAIERYLNVQGFPTYKIIDKQGNIHDLDWLHADDMEAFKQTMEKFCK; encoded by the coding sequence ATGAAGAAACTTTTATCAACTATCGTGCTGGCTATAACCTGTGTGGCTGCGTTGGCGCAAAAATCCAAAGTGTGGGATGATGTCATTACTGGTTATTGCAACATTCCCGTTATCGATATAACCAAAGTTACGTTTACGCCAGATAGTACCGAAGTGTGCATGCGGCTTAGTTTTCGAGCTGGCAAGCAGTTTGGATTCACCAGTGGCACACATCTGAAAGTAGGTACTCAGCAGTACGCCGTCAAGAACGCAACCGTTATCAAACTCAACGAGGGTTACACCATGCCTACTGATACGGTAGACTTCTCGCTGATATTTAATCCTGCACCACTCGGCACCACGCGGATGGATTTGATTGAACCCGCAGGTTTAACGTTCTCGAACATTCATGGAGCTGGCGAGATTCCTGATGGCATCATTGATACCTATTGGCGCAACAATGCTACAGGCGATTGGCTGATAGGTTTTGCTGTCAACCACGTGATATATAATAATAAGGTGTGGGATATCGCCACGCTGACAAACAATAAGGATGCTTACACCATTGCCCTTACCGATGGGCCAATCATCAAGGTAGGAAAGTTAAAGAAGAGTAAGCGCACCATCGGTATCGACCAGCAAAAGGGCATCGTATGTAGTCCCATCACCACAGCTACTATGCCCGATTATCCTACAAAGGATATGCGCAAGGGATTTGTAGACAACGGTTATCGTGCAGGCGACAGCGTAACCATCGTTGGCTGGCTGAAAGATATGCCAGAACAGGCATGGAAACAGAGTGGAGAGTTTGAAGCAATCATCAGTCACCTCATCATCGATAATCAGGAAAGATATACCACAAAACTCGACTCGCTGGGGCGTTTCACCCTGCGTTTCCCATTGGTCAATTCGTCAGACGCCTTCCTTGATCTGCGCCGTTCTTCTGTTTCACCAGTACTTGAGCCTGGCAAGACCTATTTCTTCCTCAAGGACTTTAAGACTGGACAAGTGTTGTTTATGGGCGATGATGCCCGCTTGCAGAACGAACTTGCTGCCTGTCCTGCAGCATGGGGTTATCGACGCATCAATCAAGGCGAGGATGCGATGCAGTTCAAGACACGTATGGATGGCATCTGTGAGGCGATGAAGGCTGAGATACAGGAGAACATTGCAAAGCGCCCCAATCTCTCGCAACGCTATATCGACTACGTGAATGGCTTGTGTTTGGCTGGTCAAGGAGAATCGATGATGCAGGCACGTTTCGTAGTGCCTGGCAAAGAATTGCCAAAGGAGTATATGGATTACGTCACCACGCAACTATGGCAGAAAATGCCTAAACCCTATACACTCTTTATGCCCTTCTCAACCTTTATGCGCGACTATCTCGACCAAGTGGTAACAGAGCGTCATGGCGTAAAAATTGATCGTTACACCATTACCTTGCCCGAAGGGGCCTATCCCACCATTCTGCGCCGGGCTAAGGCTGACGGCAGGGTGTCGATTACCGACGATGAGATAGCCCTTGTAGAGCGTTATGCAGAAGCATATCGTAAGGAGTATGCTGCTCAAGCCCAAAACCAGAAAATAGATAGTCTTAACATCAATATTAGCAACAGCTACTCTGAGCAATATCTTGCCATTATGGAGCGCCCTGATGTAAAGACTGTGATAGATGAAGAGAGTACGTTGGTTGATATCTACTACCAGCTAGAGGCTGTAAAATCAACGAATCCTGACCCAGCTTTGATAGACTTGGCCTTGGCTCACAGATTCTATTGGACGCTCAACAGCTTCCGCAAGTCATTAGCCCCCGCTGCGCTGAACTTTGCGCTGCAAGAAATCAAGTTGCCTGCTGCACTCGATATTGTGAAGACAACAAACGACAAGTACATAGCCCTTGAGCATCAAGATTTGACTAATGCAGCCAGCCTGCGTCCATCTACCGATGTGGAGAATATGACCGATGGCGAGAAGATGCTACGTAAGATTATCGAGCCATACAAGGGGCGCGTTATCTACCTCGATGTGTGGGGCACATGGTGCGGACCATGTAAGCAGCGGCTAAAAGACTCGTGGAAGGAGAAGGAGGCACTCAAGGATTTAGATATTGTATACCTCTATCTCTGTAACGGCAGCAGCGACGAATCGTGGAAGAATGTCATCAAGGAGTATAACTTAGCAGGTCCCAACTGCGTTCATTACAATCTGCCCAAAGAGCAGCAGAGTGCCATCGAGCGTTACCTGAACGTACAAGGCTTTCCCACCTATAAAATCATAGACAAGCAAGGCAACATCCACGACCTGGATTGGCTCCACGCTGACGACATGGAGGCATTCAAACAGACTATGGAAAAGTTCTGCAAGTAA
- a CDS encoding nucleotidyltransferase domain-containing protein, protein MKFGLSDTVIKELQDVFRRHANIKKVLIFGSRSKGTYREGSDIDLAVIGEGVDYNQILTILCEIDDLELLYSIDLLDYNKKKGTPIGDHIDRVGQIFYEAA, encoded by the coding sequence ATGAAATTTGGACTAAGCGATACTGTTATTAAGGAACTGCAAGATGTGTTTCGTCGGCATGCGAACATCAAGAAAGTTCTGATTTTCGGCTCTCGGTCGAAAGGAACTTATCGTGAAGGTTCAGATATCGATCTGGCTGTGATTGGCGAAGGTGTTGATTATAATCAGATACTAACCATTCTGTGCGAGATTGATGATTTGGAACTCCTGTACTCCATCGATCTGCTTGATTACAATAAAAAGAAAGGTACACCAATAGGCGACCATATCGATAGAGTAGGGCAGATATTTTACGAAGCAGCATAG
- the tuf gene encoding elongation factor Tu: protein MAKENFVRTKPHVNIGTIGHVDHGKTTLTAAITTVLAKAGLSEVKSFDQIDNAPEEKERGITINTAHVEYETAKRHYAHVDCPGHADYVKNMVTGAAQMDGAILVVAATDGPMPQTREHVLLARQVNVPRLVVFLNKCDMVEDEEMLELVEMEVREILEQYEFEEDTPIIRGSALGALNGVAKWEEKVMELMNTCDEWIQEPPRATDKPFLMPVEDVFSITGRGTVATGRIETGVIHVGDEVELLGLGEDKKSVVTGVEMFRKILDEGQAGDNVGLLLRGIDKNEIKRGMVLCHPGQIKPFKKFKASIYVLKKEEGGRHTPFGNKYRPQFYLRTMDCTGEISLPAGVEMVMPGDNVEITVELIYAVALNPGLRFAIREGGRTVGSGQITEVYED from the coding sequence ATGGCAAAAGAGAATTTTGTGCGCACCAAACCGCACGTAAACATCGGTACTATCGGTCACGTTGACCACGGTAAGACAACTCTGACAGCTGCTATCACAACTGTGCTGGCAAAGGCTGGTCTCTCTGAGGTTAAGTCATTCGATCAGATTGATAACGCTCCTGAGGAGAAGGAGCGTGGTATCACTATTAACACCGCTCACGTTGAGTATGAGACTGCAAAGCGTCACTACGCTCACGTTGACTGCCCAGGACACGCTGACTATGTAAAGAACATGGTAACTGGTGCTGCTCAGATGGACGGTGCTATTCTCGTTGTAGCTGCTACTGACGGTCCTATGCCTCAGACTCGTGAGCACGTTCTGCTCGCTCGTCAGGTGAACGTTCCCCGTCTGGTTGTATTCCTGAACAAGTGCGATATGGTTGAGGATGAGGAGATGCTGGAGCTCGTTGAGATGGAGGTCCGCGAGATTCTGGAGCAGTATGAGTTTGAAGAGGATACTCCTATTATCCGCGGTTCTGCCCTTGGTGCACTGAACGGTGTTGCTAAGTGGGAGGAGAAGGTAATGGAGCTCATGAACACTTGTGATGAATGGATCCAGGAGCCTCCTCGTGCAACTGACAAGCCATTCTTGATGCCTGTTGAGGACGTATTCTCAATCACAGGTCGTGGTACAGTTGCTACTGGTCGTATCGAGACTGGTGTTATCCACGTAGGTGATGAGGTTGAGCTGCTCGGTCTTGGTGAGGACAAGAAGTCAGTTGTAACTGGCGTTGAGATGTTCCGCAAGATTCTTGATGAGGGTCAGGCTGGTGATAACGTAGGTCTGCTGCTCCGCGGTATCGACAAGAACGAGATCAAGCGTGGTATGGTACTCTGCCACCCAGGTCAGATCAAGCCATTCAAGAAGTTCAAGGCTTCTATCTATGTTCTGAAGAAGGAAGAGGGTGGTCGTCACACTCCATTCGGAAACAAGTATCGTCCTCAGTTCTATCTCCGCACAATGGACTGCACAGGTGAGATTTCTCTGCCCGCAGGTGTTGAGATGGTAATGCCTGGTGATAACGTAGAGATCACTGTTGAGCTTATCTACGCTGTAGCTCTGAACCCAGGTCTGCGCTTCGCTATCCGTGAGGGTGGTCGTACAGTAGGTTCTGGTCAGATCACAGAGGTTTACGAGGACTAA
- the xerA gene encoding site-specific tyrosine recombinase/integron integrase — MMINQFLDYLRYERNTSPLTVQTYEESLRDFESYVTFRDKELSISSVDTDLIRDWMESLMDKGNSASTINKKLSALRSFYRFALKRQLVKTDPAHAVIGPKKSKPLPQFLREGEMDRLIDGIEWDSSFNNVRARTILLLFYEAGLRRAELVSLNDKDVDFDAAQLKVTGKRNKQRIVPFGAELAEALKQYQTARNEQFGETGGALFLSDKGQRISDSQVYQIVKKYLSMVTSLKKRSPHVLRHTFATAMLNNGAGLETIKSLLGHASVSTTEIYTHTTFEQLKRIYKEAHPRA; from the coding sequence ATGATGATTAACCAGTTTCTGGACTACCTGCGCTACGAGCGGAATACATCTCCGCTAACAGTGCAGACATACGAGGAAAGTCTTAGGGATTTTGAGTCGTATGTGACTTTTAGGGATAAAGAACTCTCTATAAGTTCGGTAGATACCGATCTGATCCGTGACTGGATGGAGAGTCTCATGGATAAAGGAAACTCTGCCTCAACAATCAATAAGAAATTGAGCGCACTGCGTTCCTTTTACCGCTTTGCCCTAAAGAGACAACTGGTTAAGACCGATCCGGCACATGCTGTGATAGGTCCAAAGAAATCAAAACCACTGCCGCAGTTCCTTCGCGAAGGAGAAATGGACCGCCTGATAGACGGCATAGAGTGGGATAGTTCTTTTAATAATGTACGTGCGCGTACCATATTATTACTATTCTATGAGGCCGGTTTACGACGTGCGGAACTTGTAAGTCTGAACGATAAGGATGTAGACTTTGATGCGGCACAACTGAAAGTAACGGGAAAAAGGAATAAGCAGCGCATAGTGCCCTTCGGGGCAGAGCTGGCCGAGGCGCTCAAGCAGTATCAGACTGCTCGCAACGAACAATTCGGCGAAACCGGCGGCGCGCTTTTTCTGAGTGACAAGGGGCAACGGATATCCGACAGTCAGGTTTATCAGATCGTAAAGAAGTATCTTTCGATGGTTACCTCGCTGAAAAAACGTTCGCCACACGTGCTTAGGCACACCTTTGCCACTGCCATGCTGAACAACGGTGCAGGGTTGGAAACAATCAAGAGCTTGTTAGGACACGCCAGTGTGAGCACAACCGAGATTTATACCCACACCACGTTTGAGCAGCTGAAGCGAATTTACAAAGAGGCTCATCCAAGAGCCTGA
- a CDS encoding aminopeptidase P family protein encodes MMTVNQRIEALREVMKREHLAAFIFPSTDPHQGEYVPDHWKGREFISGFNGSAGTAVVTMTSAALWTDSRYFIAAEEQLRGTEFQLMKLKMPGTPTIPEWIGKECGAGAEVGLDGMVNSANEVKELIADLRQQGGITLRTNLDPLAQIWTDRPVIPEHAVEIFPMQYAGESCREKIARIRKALREKHADGMLMSALDDIAWTLNLRGTDVHCNPVFVAYLLISSKDVTLYINKVKLTPEVETYLKAEGVGVAPYEVVAKGLKDYFEYNILLDPDEVNYTLYKRVTREIVEVESPVKRMKTVKNTTEIEGFKSAMLKDGIAMVKFLSWLKPAVEAGGQTEISIDKKLTSLRAEQPLYRDISFDTIAGYQAHGAIVHYEATPETDIPLKPEGFLLLDSGAQYLDGTTDITRTIALGPLTEEQKRIYTLVLKGHVQIELCKFPSGASGTQIDILAREAMWREGLNYLHGTGHGVGTYLNVHEGPHQFRMEWKPAPLVAGMTITDEPGIYLEGKFGVRVENTLLITPYMETQFGEFLQFESLTLCPIDTTPIVKEMLLDEEIAWLNQYHQHVLATLSPHLDDEEKEWLKDACKEI; translated from the coding sequence ATGATGACAGTAAATCAACGAATTGAAGCTCTTCGCGAGGTGATGAAACGTGAACATCTCGCTGCGTTTATCTTTCCAAGTACCGACCCTCATCAGGGCGAATACGTGCCCGATCATTGGAAAGGGCGCGAGTTTATCAGTGGTTTTAACGGCTCGGCTGGTACGGCTGTGGTTACGATGACTTCGGCTGCTTTGTGGACTGATTCACGCTACTTCATTGCGGCCGAGGAACAGCTGCGTGGCACCGAGTTCCAGCTGATGAAACTGAAGATGCCTGGTACGCCTACCATCCCAGAGTGGATAGGCAAGGAGTGTGGCGCTGGTGCAGAGGTTGGACTTGATGGAATGGTGAACTCTGCTAACGAGGTGAAGGAGCTGATAGCCGATCTGCGTCAGCAGGGTGGCATCACGCTGCGTACTAATCTCGATCCGTTGGCACAGATCTGGACCGATCGCCCTGTTATCCCTGAGCATGCTGTGGAGATTTTTCCTATGCAGTATGCTGGTGAGAGCTGTCGTGAAAAGATTGCCCGTATCCGCAAGGCCTTGCGCGAAAAACATGCCGATGGTATGCTGATGTCGGCTCTCGATGATATTGCCTGGACGCTGAACCTGCGTGGCACCGATGTGCATTGCAATCCCGTGTTTGTCGCTTATCTGCTTATTTCGTCCAAAGATGTTACCTTATATATAAATAAGGTGAAGCTAACGCCCGAGGTTGAAACTTATCTTAAAGCCGAAGGGGTAGGGGTGGCACCTTACGAGGTAGTGGCAAAAGGTCTGAAGGATTATTTCGAGTATAATATCCTGCTCGATCCTGATGAGGTTAACTATACGCTTTATAAGCGGGTCACCCGTGAGATAGTAGAGGTGGAATCACCAGTCAAGCGCATGAAAACCGTCAAGAATACTACAGAGATTGAAGGCTTTAAATCGGCCATGCTCAAAGATGGTATTGCGATGGTGAAGTTCCTGTCGTGGTTGAAACCTGCTGTTGAGGCCGGAGGACAGACGGAAATCTCTATCGACAAGAAACTGACCTCGCTTCGTGCTGAGCAACCACTTTATCGCGACATCTCTTTCGATACCATCGCTGGCTATCAGGCACATGGAGCCATTGTGCATTACGAGGCTACACCTGAGACCGATATCCCACTAAAACCCGAAGGTTTTCTGCTGTTGGATAGTGGTGCACAGTATCTGGATGGTACTACCGACATCACCCGTACCATCGCCCTTGGTCCGCTCACCGAGGAGCAGAAGCGAATCTATACACTGGTGCTTAAAGGTCATGTCCAGATAGAACTCTGCAAGTTCCCCAGTGGAGCCAGTGGTACCCAGATAGATATTCTGGCCCGAGAGGCAATGTGGCGCGAGGGCTTGAACTATCTGCATGGCACAGGTCATGGTGTGGGCACTTATCTGAATGTGCACGAAGGTCCCCATCAGTTCCGTATGGAGTGGAAACCAGCACCCCTTGTAGCTGGTATGACTATTACCGACGAACCAGGTATCTATCTCGAAGGAAAGTTCGGTGTTCGTGTGGAGAACACCCTGCTGATTACGCCCTACATGGAAACCCAGTTTGGAGAGTTCCTGCAGTTCGAGAGTCTTACCCTCTGTCCCATCGACACCACGCCGATTGTAAAAGAGATGCTCTTAGACGAAGAAATCGCCTGGCTCAACCAATATCACCAGCATGTTTTAGCCACCCTTTCACCCCATCTCGATGATGAGGAAAAAGAATGGCTAAAAGATGCTTGCAAGGAGATATAA
- a CDS encoding HI0074 family nucleotidyltransferase substrate-binding subunit, with the protein MEEQKDIRWIQRYANYHKACGRLVEVTEADRFLEDLSELEVEGLVQRFEYTFELAWKVLQDILIYKGYEFMLGPNGTLKMAFDDGLIGDHDAWRKMSKARNTLSHVYDEEEVLPIVRLIYSNYAPLLKKLDEDLNVLSQNEDYKQA; encoded by the coding sequence ATGGAAGAGCAGAAAGATATAAGGTGGATTCAGCGATATGCTAATTATCATAAGGCATGTGGCAGACTCGTTGAGGTGACTGAGGCTGACAGGTTTTTGGAGGACCTGTCTGAGTTGGAAGTTGAGGGCCTGGTGCAGCGCTTCGAGTATACTTTCGAATTGGCATGGAAGGTGTTGCAGGATATTCTGATTTATAAGGGGTATGAATTTATGTTGGGGCCAAATGGTACACTAAAGATGGCTTTCGACGATGGCCTTATCGGTGATCATGATGCTTGGCGTAAAATGTCAAAGGCGCGTAATACGCTCAGTCATGTTTACGATGAAGAAGAGGTGCTGCCAATAGTTAGGCTGATTTATAGCAACTATGCTCCGCTACTGAAAAAACTGGATGAAGATTTGAACGTGCTTTCACAAAACGAAGATTATAAACAGGCATGA
- a CDS encoding RNA polymerase sigma-70 factor yields MDIEQLFLYYYRPLCLYALHYVNHTDVVEDLIQECFVKLMEKQPIANEKAYLYTAVRNACIDYLRKKNPLSTDVQPTDLEGTITDEEAAERSLHEAELWTAIDTLPERCRMIFLMAKQDGMTYHEIAEELHISEKTVEHQLSKAIRQLRKKSNDYFYLLNLV; encoded by the coding sequence ATGGATATCGAACAACTTTTCCTTTATTATTATCGACCACTTTGTCTTTACGCCTTACACTACGTTAATCATACCGACGTGGTGGAAGACCTGATACAGGAATGTTTCGTAAAGCTGATGGAGAAACAGCCCATAGCCAACGAGAAGGCTTATCTTTACACAGCTGTCAGGAACGCTTGTATTGACTATCTGCGTAAGAAGAATCCTCTGAGCACAGACGTCCAGCCAACCGACCTTGAGGGCACCATCACCGATGAAGAGGCCGCCGAGCGAAGTCTGCATGAAGCCGAACTATGGACAGCCATCGATACGCTGCCAGAGCGATGCAGGATGATATTCCTGATGGCCAAACAAGATGGTATGACATACCATGAAATCGCCGAAGAGCTGCATATCAGTGAGAAAACCGTAGAACATCAACTCAGCAAGGCTATCAGACAATTACGTAAAAAATCAAACGACTACTTCTATCTTCTTAACCTTGTTTAA
- a CDS encoding malate dehydrogenase, protein MAFLTNEKLVIVGAGGMIGSNMVQSVLMLGLTPNICLYDIYEPGVHGVYDEMCHCAFPGANISYTVDPKEAFTGAKYIISSGGAPRKEGMTREDLLKGNCQIAADFGENIKKYCPDVKHVVVIFNPADVTALTALIHSGLKPNQLTSLAALDSTRLQQQLAQEFGVQQDKVTNAYTYGGHGEQMAVFASKALIDGKPLSELPLSDERWAEIKHMTTQGGSNIIKLRGRSSFQSPAYQAVKMIEGAMGGEPFKWPAGCYVNAFGFKNVMMAMPTVIDKDGVHFTEPEGTAEEMAALQASYEHLQKMRDEIISLGIIPAVEDWAKDNANL, encoded by the coding sequence ATGGCTTTTTTAACTAACGAGAAATTGGTGATTGTTGGTGCCGGTGGTATGATTGGCTCTAACATGGTACAGAGTGTGTTGATGCTGGGCTTGACTCCCAACATCTGTTTGTATGATATCTATGAGCCAGGTGTTCATGGTGTATATGATGAGATGTGCCACTGCGCTTTCCCAGGTGCAAACATTTCTTACACTGTAGATCCTAAGGAGGCTTTCACTGGTGCAAAGTACATCATCTCTTCAGGTGGTGCTCCACGTAAGGAGGGTATGACCCGTGAGGACCTGCTGAAGGGCAACTGCCAGATCGCAGCCGACTTTGGTGAGAACATCAAGAAGTACTGCCCAGACGTTAAGCACGTGGTAGTTATCTTCAACCCAGCTGACGTAACAGCTCTTACAGCTCTGATTCACTCAGGTTTGAAGCCCAACCAGCTGACATCACTGGCCGCTCTCGACTCTACCCGTCTGCAGCAGCAGCTGGCTCAGGAGTTCGGTGTACAGCAGGATAAGGTTACAAACGCTTACACCTACGGTGGTCACGGTGAGCAGATGGCAGTATTCGCCAGCAAGGCTCTCATCGACGGCAAGCCTCTCTCTGAACTTCCTCTCTCTGACGAGCGTTGGGCTGAGATCAAGCACATGACTACTCAGGGTGGTAGCAACATCATCAAGCTCCGTGGCCGTTCTTCATTCCAGAGCCCTGCTTATCAGGCTGTTAAGATGATTGAGGGTGCTATGGGTGGTGAGCCTTTCAAGTGGCCTGCTGGTTGCTATGTAAACGCATTCGGTTTCAAGAACGTGATGATGGCTATGCCTACCGTTATCGACAAGGACGGTGTACACTTCACTGAGCCCGAGGGCACTGCTGAGGAGATGGCTGCATTGCAGGCTTCTTACGAGCACCTGCAGAAGATGCGCGACGAGATTATCTCTCTGGGCATCATCCCTGCCGTAGAGGACTGGGCAAAGGACAATGCAAACCTCTAA